The following proteins are co-located in the Periplaneta americana isolate PAMFEO1 chromosome 12, P.americana_PAMFEO1_priV1, whole genome shotgun sequence genome:
- the LOC138711222 gene encoding arylsulfatase B-like, with protein sequence MKARLLVLASLLATAASTKPHIIVILADDLGWNDVSFHGSSQIPTPNIDALAYNGVVLNSHYVPALCTPSRASLMTGKYPTHTGTQHLVILGNEPWGLPLTERLLPEHLKAAGYATHAVGKWHLGFHRSEYTPTRRGFDSHYGYWNGYQDYYDHSMRDTLVPFKGYDMRRGLRVDWGARGEYSTDLFTREAVRVIEQHDSAAGPLFLYLAHLAPHTGNPEEPFQAPDEEVAKFAHIEDPERRVYAAMVSKLDQSVGEVMTALSARGMLNNSVVLFLSDNGAPTFGIHSNRGSNFPLRGMKESPWEGGVRGVAALWSPLVRSPQRVSQQLVHMSDWLPTLWSAAGQDVRELGDIDGVDQWAALLEDRASPRAEVLHNIDPVEDYAALRRGDWKLVEGSTQEGAVDGWYGESGSDAPRYDVNAVLRSPAGAAIAGLVTKLQIRRKGAQAPRILTEAIATALRRSATVHCPLTPEGNATACRPREAPCLFNIRDDPCETANLAQARPLVLHSLQRSLARFRRTMVKPLNVPGDPGADPALWNGTWVSWKDGDSDGVATLPPAPTHGAPTLHKLVYAAAAALSVVALTASLRRKRKTA encoded by the exons GGGTGGAATGACGTAAGCTTCCACGGATCCTCGCAGATCCCGACGCCCAACATCGACGCCCTGGCCTACAATGGGGTAGTGCTCAACAGCCACTACGTGCCGGCGCTGTGCACGCCGTCACGCGCGTCGCTGATGACGGGCAAGTACCCCACGCACACGGGCACGCAGCACCTCGTGATCCTCGGCAACGAGCCCTGGGGCCTGCCGCTCACGGAGCGCCTCCTGCCGGAGCACCTCAAGGCCGCCGGCTACGCCACGCACGCCGTGGGCAAGTGGCACCTGGGCTTCCACCGCAGCGAGTACACCCCCACGCGGCGCGGCTTCGACTCCCACTACGGCTACTGGAACGGCTACCAGGACTACTACGACCACAGCATGCGCGACACG CTGGTGCCGTTCAAAGGCTACGACATGCGGCGCGGGCTGCGGGTGGACTGGGGCGCCAGGGGCGAGTACTCCACGGACCTGTTCACTCGCGAGGCCGTGCGCGTGATCGAGCAGCACGACAGCGCCGCGGGCCCGCTGTTCTTGTACCTGGCGCACCTCGCCCCGCACACCGGCAACCCGGAGGAGCCCTTCCAGGCGCCCGACGAGGAGGTCGCCAAGTTCGCGCACATCGAGGACCCTGAGCGCCGCGTCTATGCAG CGATGGTGTCGAAGCTGGACCAGTCGGTGGGCGAGGTGATGACGGCGCTCAGTGCGCGCGGCATGCTCAACAACTCCGTGGTGCTCTTCCTGTCGGACAACGGCGCGCCCACCTTCGGCATCCATTCCAACCGGGGCTCCAACTTCCCTCTCAGAGGG ATGAAGGAGAGCCCGTGGGAGGGCGGCGTGCGGGGGGTGGCGGCGCTGTGGAGCCCCCTGGTGCGCTCGCCGCAGCGCGTGTCGCAGCAGCTGGTGCACATGTCGGACTGGCTGCCCACGCTGTGGTCCGCGGCGGGGCAGGACGTGCGCGAGCTGGGCGACATCGACGGGGTGGACCAGTGGGCGGCCCTGCTCGAGGACCGGGCGTCGCCCCGCGCCGAGGTGCTGCACAACATCGACCCCGTCGAGGACTACGCCGCGCTGCGAAGGGGCGACTGGAAGCTGGTCGAGGGCTCCACGCAGGAGGGCGCCGTCGACGGCTGGTACGGCGAGTCCGGGAGCGACGCCCCCCGCTACGACGTGAACGCCGTGCTGCGCTCCCCGGCGGGCGCCGCCATCGCGGGACTCGTCACCAAGCTGCAGATCCGCCGCAAGGGGGCGCAGGCCCCGCGAATACTGACAGAGGCCATTGCGACTGCACTACGGCGCAGCGCTACCGTGCACTGCCCGCTCACACCCGAGGGCAACGCCACGGCCTGCCGCCCCCGCGAGGCGCCGTGTCTGTTCAACATCAGGGACGACCCCTGCGAGACTGCGAACCTGGCGCAGGCGCGGCCCCTCGTGCTGCACAGCCTGCAGCGGTCCCTGGCGCGCTTCCGCCGCACCATGGTGAAGCCCCTCAACGTGCCGGGCGACCCCGGCGCAGACCCCGCGCTCTGGAACGGCACCTGGGTCAGCTGGAAGGACGGGGACAGCGACGGCGTCGCGACGCTGCCGCCTGCACCGACGCACGGCGCGCCGACGCTGCACAAGCTGGTGTACGCCGCCGCTGCGGCGCTGTCGGTGGTGGCGCTCACCGCGTCGCTACGGCGCAAGCGCAAGACTGCCTGA